One part of the Muntiacus reevesi chromosome 18, mMunRee1.1, whole genome shotgun sequence genome encodes these proteins:
- the LOC136149497 gene encoding C-C motif chemokine 3-like, whose amino-acid sequence MELPGAALAVLLLTAALSAHTCSASLGANTPTACCFSFVSRQIPRKFVDDYYETSSQCSQPGVIFKTKRGRQVCADPSEDWVQEYITDLELNP is encoded by the exons ATGGAGCTCCCCGGGGCCGCCCTGGCTGTCCTGCTGCTCACCGCGGCCCTCTCTGCCCACACCTGCTCGGCCAGCC TTGGTGCCAACACCCCGACCGCCTGCTGCTTCTCCTTCGTCTCCCGGCAGATCCCACGCAAATTCGTGGATGACTATTATGAGACCAGCAGCCAGTGCTCCCAGCCTGGCGTCAT CTTCAAGACCAAAAGAGGCCGGCAGGTCTGTGCCGACCCCAGTGAGGACTGGGTTCAGGAATACATTACCGACCTGGAGCTGAATCCCTGA